ATCAGAGAAAGTGCGGCTCGTCACTCAACACGTGGTGAAATGACAGTCTCTGGGCCACAGGGGTCCGAGGAGGGAAGGGCCGGCACGCCCCAGCTTCGGCGGGGGGCAGCCTCACTGCCGAAGAGGCCAAGGTTAGCTGAGTGCGAAGAGTGAGGACGGCCCTGCTCTGCTGCTGGCTTGGGTTTCACTAACCCACAAAGGCTGCCTTCTGTCCCCACACGCTCCCACGGGGCAGGACAAGGGACCTCGTGTCTGTCACCTGGCCCTGAGCAACACTGGACCTGGTCAGGAGGCACTGCCCAGCCCACGCACCCTGCCCACCCGGGCTGGGAACAGCGCTGGCCCGGGCTCCTCCCGCCACCACTCACGTTCTGAAGCCTGTGCATCTCTGCCGAGAGCTTCCTGTACTGGGACGAGTTGGCGCGGCTCTTCAGCTTCCTTTTCAGGATCTCCAGGGGCACGTCCGGGCCCGGGGTGAGGTCCAGGTGTGGGACTGGGGGCAGCGAGACAGGAGGACTGGCTCTGTGCCTCATGCCCTGAAACTGCATCAGTTTCATGCTGGCGATCgactgcagagggagggagagcgcaGGTTGGAGGGGGAAGCAGACGTGGTGAGTGTGCCCCGGGTTCGGCCTCTCCGaaggaggctcccagctccctccccatGGCCTGACGACCAGGGCAAGGTCCCAGTCACTGCCTGAAAACCTGCAGccagcccacagcacagggcaggcCACCTGCCGGAGCACCTGAGATGCACCCATGATGCACTACAGAAACACCCAGCATGCTTTGCAGTAAACCACTGCCCTGTCACATGGGGAAGGCAGCTTCGGGCAGAGCTTCACCCGAGGCCGTTCCACCTGGTGCTGACCGCGGGCTCTGCTCACCCACCAGGCCCCACTGATCAGCAGGGAGGTATGAAACTGTTCGGGTGGCAGCTGAACTCTGTGTCCATGGAGACAGGCGGAGCTGAGGCCACAGCAGGCTGGGCTGACACATGGGCCTCAGGGCCTGACAGGTACAACCGTCACGCACCGTTTACCTAGAGAGGCCTCTACAGACTGGCTCCCAGTCGGTGCAAAGAAATGCTGCATGCATTCTCCTTCCTAGACCAAGCAGTGGGAATCTAAAAATGCTTCTAAAACAAACACTGAAAGACAGATACAAATAAAATCTAGAGTTCAGAAACGATCTATCTCACCTCCTCAAGCCCCACCAGAAATGGCCGATGCTAAGGACCCCGTAAAAGACTGGGGAGCCCAAGCAGGCCCCCGCATAGCCAGGGCAACGCAGTCTGACTTAACCTTTCCTGTCGCCTCTGCTCTgttctctcccacacacacccagaggcctggccagggccccAGCCCACACTCGGGAAAGGACTGGAGACAGCTGGATTTGCTGGCTTCAAAGTTCTTCTAGAAGAGCAATACTTGGGCCCAAAGAACGGGGCCTCAGCTGGCGAGCTCTGGGACAGTGGAGCATGGTGCACAGGCCTGAGGACCTGGGAGGCCCTGCCCGAGTTCTGTGTCTACCTGCACACGCCAGGGCTTGCCCAGGgcttgcccagcccctgctgtggcaCTGTGCAGAGAGCCCTGATGGACTTGCCCGCTGAACCATCTCCAGCCCTTCTGGACACAGCTGGAGCAGCGTAAAAAGTCTCTGGTGGATGCCAAAGAGAAACATTGCAACCTCAGCTTGCAGGGAGATGAGCCTGGAAGAGTCCAAGGTGAGGGCTTCTGTGGACACCGTGTGCAAGGCCTGTGTTTAGTGTCTGGAATGCATGTCCCCAGCTACCCTGTGGGTTAGGGCCGTGAGCAATGCAAACAGGTTCAAGTCCCCTGCCCAAAGCCTCACAACTCACTAGCCTGAGCTGACTCAGTGCCTGCGAGGGCCCCTAAGATGCTGTGGCCGTGAGACGGGGCCGTTCCTGTCTCTTCACTCACTTTGTTCCCGTACTGCATGACGTGGCTGGTGTTGGTGTGCGACTTCACCAGCTGGTATTGCCTGTGCAGCGTCTCCTTGGTCAGATCCTCCTGCAGAAGGGAAAACGTGAAAGTCCTTCGGCAACCAGAGCCGGAACGGGAAAGCCCCGCTGGCTGGCCGGCCCCTGCGGAGGGCTCACCACGTCCGAGTCTTCCATCCAGTTGACGCTGTACCAGTCCCCCAGGTAGGTGCCCCGCTCCTCATCGTAGTAACATGCGTAGGACGACTCGGTGGGGTTGGCAGCGGTAGTCGCGTAAACTGCGAGCAATGAAAGATGCCTTCAGTTGCTTTGATTGCCCCCCTGGAGAGAAGGACGAAAGGGGAGCCTGCCACCCACCCTCAGCTCGGGGGCCGGGGACAGGGCACCGTATGCAGGCCTGTCCACGCTGCTAACGTAACTCCTGTAACATTAACTGCAGAAGAAAGCAGCAACAAGCAGACGCACGCGTGTAAGACATCACGTGTGCTGTCTGGCAAGAACGCTGACAGATCTTAATAGCTGGGGAAACTTAAAGAACCTGGGCCTGGTTTAAGTTCCAGAGGGAGTTAATACTTACTGAAGAAACAATCAGATTGGCGGAACCTATACAATAGCTACCATTTACTACCTGTCCACCGGCAGCTCCGAATTGTGTTAGACAAAGGTTATCATTTAAAACAGAGCCCTCCCAGCAGACAGGCACTGTCTCGAGTCCCACTGCAACATGAGGATAACTGAAGGTCAAAGAGGGCAGCAACCAGAAGCCAGCAACCGTGGCTGGCCCGAGGTCCAGGGGTTTGGGACTTGAGTAGCTTCCCTAGAATTTGGAAGAGCACTGGGAAGCTCATATCCAAGTTCTTTAGTCCCTTGCTACGAATCCCTGCGGAGCAGAAGCCCAGCGCGGCCTGCAGGCTTCCCCCCGGGTCTGTGCAGCAGGCTGCACGGGCAGGCCCTGCGCACATCGAGCGCTTGGCTCCGTGCTGGCTGTACTGAGGATGACCGACCGCTCCACCCATGCAACctgcccaccaccctggcccaGAGGCCGCTGCTCTCACCACCTACCATTGATGTCATCGGGCAGGTGGTCCATCATGGAGCCGGACTCGCAAGCCTCAATGTAGAACACCATCTGGGAGGCAGAACCGGACAGGTGGGTGCACGCCGGCCAGGCACGTGCCACTGGGGCTCTGTCCATTCCCCTCTCCCTGGGCCTTTTGCTTTGGCTTTTGGGAGCCACTGTTTTAAGAGGCTGCTGGCAGAGGCTACGGAAGCTGCTGCCATGCCAACCAGATGGAGTGAAATCATCGCTAATGGAATAAATTGATCTAACACGCTACTTCCTCCTCCATCCTCCGGCCTCACCAGTGTCCGcgtgatcttggactgtgaaccttccGACTGTGGGCCAAAATACAACCTCCTTCCTCCTAAGCTGCTCTTCTCAGGCCACTCCATTATACCCACGGAGGGCTGGCAACCCACGAGCCACAGAGTGACCTCCAGGAGCCATCAGGGCCAGCCTTGACCCTGACGATGTGCTCTGGTCTCCAGAGGACGGAACAGTGAAAACAAGGTGTCAGACAGGAGAGTGGCATTCTCCTCCGCCAGCTGTCCAGTGCCGGCTAAGTACACGGAGCAGCAGTCCTCAGGGGAGCAGTACCTGGAGGCTCGGGACACTCCCTCCCAGGAGCCCAGCCACCTGGAGCTCGGGAGCTGTGGCCCTGCCTCCGCTGCCCACCCGCACTCTCGCCCAGGGCCGCCCCGAAGGCTGGCGTTACCTTTCCGTACTTCTTGTGCTTATGCATGTACTGGATGGTCTTGTTCAGGTCCCTCACGTGCAGCTGAGAGGGGAGAACAATGACATTCAGGCGGCACAGCAGGACCAGCCTCTGTCACTTTAACAAGTCTCTGTCACCAAGCCTCACAACTGGGCAGCGCTACCAAGGCACTTcctaagttcacagaaaatgcagctGAATTGTAAGTTTATCTCAGGGCAAAAAAAATGTTGCAGTCTCTgcatgagggttcttcaaaaggagccggcgccatggcaggttaagctactacctacagtgccagcatcccatacaggcgccggtcgGAGACCTGGCGGCTGCACTTCtgagccagttctctgctaatgcccctgggaaagcagcagcaaatgaaccaagtttctgggcccctgcacctgcgtgggagacccagaggaagctcctggttcctggctctcggcttcagcctggccccgccccagtcgttgaggtcatttggggagtgaaccagcagatggaagatctctgtctctccttctttctaactctgcctttcaaataaataaatcttgttttaaaaagtaaaatgggcattatgaaaaaactaggcatgaatTTCCCAAAAAAAATTTGtggcaaaataaacttctctcttaatttcattttccatgagctttttgaaataccctagtAGAATCCTGGAATGTCACCAAGCGTTTCATGCACGTATTTTAAAATGAGACAAGAATCAGCTCTTCATTCACTGGGTACAGAACATTTCTGCTTTACTCTTTCCTGGCGTCCTGAGCCTGCAGGGGACGGAGACGGGACGAGACCTGCAGGGCTGTCCCTGCATAGCCATGAGGGACAAACCCACCCTGGTCACACATTAGCAAATCCACCCACCCGACAGGTTCATCTCAACACACAGGCTGTGCTTCCTAATCTCCCAGATGTCTTTAAACATGAAGAAAAACTCACATCATCATTGGGAAAAACCAGTAGTCCGGTAGCTCCGTGATCTGTGAAGTACACGAACACGTGGTCCCGGGGGCCACTGCCGAGAGAGGGCCACAGTGAGGACATGGGCCGGggtgctgtttccccaggcaaaACCCAAGGGGTCACTGTGGGCCAAGCAGGTTCAGGCAGGAGTCCAAGGCCAAGGGGTCCCCAAGCATTAGTCTGACCATGAGGGTATCCCACAGCCTTGAGACTCAGTTATGGgattggtgttgtggcgtagcaggtatgTGCtacatatgggaactggttcaattccaggctctccacttctgatccagctccctgctaatgtgcctgggaaagtggcaggggatggcccacctgcttgggcccctgcacccacatgagagacctggaagaagctcctcactcctggtttcagtctggcccagccctaggtgctgtggccatttgggaaatcaatcagcaaatggaagatttctctttccctctctgtctctccctcctctctctctctgtaactcgtctttcacataaataacaaataaatcttgaaaacaataaacaaagGACTCTTAGTTCAGTTCCGGCTAGAAAGCAGGAGGGGTCTTTGCTGGGCAGCTGGCCTGGCTGTGATGTGGATCGTGGGGCCCAGCCCAGACACCCCATGCTCCCACCAGAGCTCCCCCAAATGAGGAAAGGCGCTAGGACACACAGCTGCACACAGTCCCACAGCCTCCTCTCCAGGGCCCTGAGCCCTCAGCCAGGACACCACCGCCCACCCTTCCCAACCCGAGGGCAAGGCTTCCTTCCAGGTGGCAGAGAGAGGGCGACCTCCCTGGGGCTCAGCCTGCACTCCGTACCCAGGTCTCCTGCTGCTGACGGTCCCAGCATCGCGTGAAAACGCTGCGCCAGGGAACCCAACACGGCAAGAGGCCTCTACTGCGGCCGGCAGCACTGCACCGCGGCGAGTCTTCCCCAGTGCAGAGGTCAGCTCTGCACTCGGGACTGTGTCTGCCCGCTGGGCAAGCTGGCCGCGTGCTCCACTGTGGAGGGCCGTGCCTGTGCTACCATCCACGGGCAACAAAGGACAGCAGGTTAAGGGACCGGGAACACTTGTTAAAAAATAACCAGGAAGAGGacggcatttggtgcagtggttaagctgctgcctggggtgccaggatctcatatcacagtgctggtttgagccccggctcctctgcttccgactccagcttcccagaAATGCAcgctgtgggaggcagtgggtgagggCTCCAGTAGCCGGGTCCCCTGGATTTggtctaacccagccctggctgttatgggcatttggagagtgaaccaacagatggaagacctctctccatctgtctgtacggctgtctgtctttctctgtgtatgtgcctctgtctttcaaataaaatgccaataaataaaaatgttaagaaacaaagaagaaaccgaGGGGCCCTGGACTGCGGGCTTCCTTCGGCGCTGCGGGCTGCACGGGAGCCGCTGACTCCAGCCCTGCTCACCCGTCCCAGGTCAGCACCGAGCTCCCCCAGTGGGCTGCAGGCCCCGAGGCGAGTGTGGCACCCACAAAGCAGGCCTCACCTCTTCAGGACTCTTCCGGACCCCTTGCCCTTCACTGCTTCTGCGTCGCCTCTCAACACAGCCAGGAAGTTTTCGGAAGTAACATTCTGCAAGGAAACCAGGGCGGGGGGGCCAGGGTCAAAATCGCCCCAGAGCAGAGCGGCCGTGGAGCCTGCAGCAGAGCCAGGCCAGCAGCTCAAACGCCTCCGAGGCCCGTGCTGAGGCGCGGCCGCCCTGGAACCCAGGGGGACCAGGGCAAGGCTCTGGGGCGCACACAGGCCCTTCGTGCTGGCCCCACCCCACACTCGGCTACTGGCCACGCGGCTGGCCACCGCTGTCCCTCCTTGACCACCACCAAGCCAGCACAGAGAAACCCAAAGACGCTGATGGGAGGGGAAGAGCAGAGGAGGGCACGTCACCCAGGGGCCCTCCCCCTGCACCCGGCCGGATCCCCAGCACATTTGAGGCCCCTTGAGAGCATGTTGTAAACCTGAGACCTGATCGGGAAAAGTAAAGCAAAAACACGCAAAAGGGAAAACTCAACACCAAAAAATCTGCCGCCGGATTCCAAACCTCCCCTCACTTAACCACAGAGAAAGAATCAATTTTCTGAAAATTCGTTCAACTGCACATGGCATAGACGACGTAGGATCCAAATGCATttgaatgcaaaagaaaaaatgaaactgaagGAACTGTTAAACACCAAACACACGCTTCTCTGTCACAAAGAATATCACTT
The nucleotide sequence above comes from Oryctolagus cuniculus chromosome 20, mOryCun1.1, whole genome shotgun sequence. Encoded proteins:
- the LGMN gene encoding legumain; translation: MIWKVATFLSVALGIDAITVGVDSPENGGKHWVVIVAGSNGWYNYRHQADACHAYQIIHRNGIPDEQIVVMMYDDIANAKDNPTPGIVINRPNGTDVYQGVPKDYTGENVTSENFLAVLRGDAEAVKGKGSGRVLKSGPRDHVFVYFTDHGATGLLVFPNDDLHVRDLNKTIQYMHKHKKYGKMVFYIEACESGSMMDHLPDDINVYATTAANPTESSYACYYDEERGTYLGDWYSVNWMEDSDVEDLTKETLHRQYQLVKSHTNTSHVMQYGNKSIASMKLMQFQGMRHRASPPVSLPPVPHLDLTPGPDVPLEILKRKLKSRANSSQYRKLSAEMHRLQNARTILEKSVSKVVLLLADSQAEAARLLSTRSPLTKHDCYEAAVTHFRTHCFNWHSSTYEYALRYLYVLVNLCEKPYPLDRIKLSLDKVCLGYY